The following are from one region of the Sandaracinus amylolyticus genome:
- a CDS encoding amino acid permease, whose product MLRRLLSRKPIADLEPGDSPHSLHRALGARDLIFLAIGAVIGAGIFSSIGTAVAGEVRETGEVVRYGAGPAVVVSFILLGVVCGLAALCYAELASMIPQAGSAYAYAYATLGEIVAWIIGWDLILEYAVGNVAVAIAWAGYLDSMLSGFGIHMPGWLIHGYFDVAASSHPEVRALLETAPHVAGIPILINLPAFLIVGVVTGLLLIGVKESARANTIMVIVKLVVLALFVVVGAMNIDPAHYTPFAPNGWTGIHQGAAIVFFAYIGFDAISTAAEETKDPQRNMPIGILAGLAICTVIYVIVGAVMTGLAPWDSMRVSDPLAHALETAGLPVVQWLVAAGAVISLSAVLLVFQYGQPRILLSMARDGLLPKRMANVHPKYKTPWTLTILTGVLVGVGALVADDDATYDLTNIGTLFAFLLVCIGVMVLRVVDPNRPRPFRVPFVWVVAPLGAVACLWTMAGLPPTAWERFAVWLVIGLALYFAYGWRNSVLGKKTGG is encoded by the coding sequence ATGCTCAGGCGTCTCCTCTCGCGCAAGCCGATCGCCGACCTCGAGCCCGGCGACTCCCCGCACTCGCTGCATCGCGCGCTCGGCGCGCGCGATCTGATCTTCCTCGCGATCGGCGCGGTGATCGGCGCGGGCATCTTCAGCTCGATCGGCACCGCGGTCGCGGGCGAGGTGCGCGAGACCGGCGAGGTCGTGCGCTACGGCGCGGGCCCCGCGGTCGTCGTGTCGTTCATCCTGCTCGGCGTCGTCTGCGGCCTCGCGGCGCTCTGCTACGCGGAGCTCGCGTCGATGATCCCGCAGGCGGGCAGCGCGTACGCGTACGCCTACGCGACGCTCGGCGAGATCGTCGCGTGGATCATCGGCTGGGATCTCATCCTCGAGTACGCGGTCGGCAACGTCGCGGTCGCGATCGCGTGGGCGGGCTACCTCGACTCGATGCTCTCGGGCTTCGGCATCCACATGCCGGGCTGGCTCATCCACGGCTACTTCGACGTCGCGGCGAGCAGCCATCCCGAGGTGCGCGCGCTGCTCGAGACCGCACCGCACGTCGCGGGCATCCCGATCCTGATCAACCTGCCCGCGTTCCTGATCGTCGGCGTCGTCACCGGGCTGCTCCTCATCGGCGTGAAGGAGAGCGCGCGCGCCAACACGATCATGGTCATCGTGAAGCTCGTCGTGCTCGCGCTCTTCGTCGTCGTGGGCGCGATGAACATCGACCCCGCGCACTACACGCCGTTCGCGCCCAACGGATGGACCGGCATCCACCAGGGCGCGGCGATCGTCTTCTTCGCGTACATCGGCTTCGACGCGATCTCGACCGCGGCCGAGGAGACGAAGGACCCGCAGCGCAACATGCCGATCGGCATCCTCGCGGGCCTCGCGATCTGCACCGTCATCTACGTGATCGTCGGCGCGGTCATGACGGGCCTCGCGCCGTGGGACTCGATGCGCGTCTCCGATCCGCTCGCGCATGCGCTCGAGACCGCGGGCCTGCCGGTCGTGCAGTGGCTCGTCGCCGCGGGCGCGGTGATCTCGCTGAGCGCGGTGCTGCTCGTCTTCCAGTACGGCCAGCCGCGCATCCTGCTCTCGATGGCGCGCGACGGATTGCTCCCGAAGCGCATGGCGAACGTGCACCCGAAGTACAAGACGCCGTGGACGCTCACGATCCTCACCGGCGTGCTCGTGGGCGTGGGCGCGCTCGTCGCCGACGACGACGCGACGTACGACCTCACGAACATCGGGACGCTCTTCGCGTTCCTGCTCGTCTGCATCGGCGTGATGGTGCTGCGCGTCGTCGATCCGAACCGTCCGCGCCCGTTCCGCGTGCCCTTCGTGTGGGTCGTCGCGCCGCTCGGTGCGGTCGCGTGCCTGTGGACGATGGCGGGCCTGCCCCCGACGGCGTGGGAGCGTTTCGCGGTGTGGCTCGTGATCGGCCTCGCGCTCTACTTCGCGTACGGCTGGCGCAACTCGGTGCTCGGCAAGAAGAC
- a CDS encoding hemerythrin domain-containing protein, translating into MPAAPLVIGPETSLRELALRVEGAWRVLGERHIDYAAASAKSLRDACASEGFDVARVIAELESERARTRVHGATRETCWSDHAPWELVEHLLDAHHPFTWRELERIGAAFDDVLREARSRELVELADLFASLRTDLEPHMRKEERVLFPWILSLRVHDAEGTTPPTPPFGHPRHPVRVMRGEHDAASEIMARMRHLTRRYTPPDTATPRWRALYEALDALDRDLVRHVSLENDVLFPMIAG; encoded by the coding sequence ATGCCGGCCGCACCCCTGGTCATCGGTCCCGAGACCTCGCTCCGCGAGCTCGCGCTGCGCGTCGAGGGCGCGTGGCGAGTGCTCGGCGAGCGCCACATCGACTACGCGGCCGCGAGCGCGAAGTCGCTGCGCGACGCGTGCGCGAGCGAGGGGTTCGACGTCGCGCGGGTGATCGCGGAGCTCGAGTCGGAGCGCGCGCGGACGCGCGTGCACGGCGCGACGCGCGAGACGTGCTGGAGCGATCACGCGCCGTGGGAGCTCGTGGAGCACCTGCTCGACGCGCACCATCCGTTCACGTGGCGCGAGCTCGAGCGCATCGGCGCGGCGTTCGACGACGTGCTGCGCGAAGCGCGCAGCCGCGAGCTCGTGGAGCTGGCGGATCTGTTCGCGTCGCTGCGCACCGATCTCGAGCCGCACATGCGCAAGGAGGAGCGCGTGCTCTTTCCGTGGATCCTCTCGCTGCGCGTGCACGACGCGGAGGGCACCACGCCGCCCACGCCGCCCTTCGGTCATCCGCGCCATCCGGTGCGCGTGATGCGCGGCGAGCACGATGCCGCGAGCGAGATCATGGCGCGCATGCGGCACCTGACGCGCCGCTACACGCCGCCCGACACCGCGACGCCGCGCTGGCGCGCGCTCTACGAGGCGCTCGACGCGCTCGATCGCGATCTGGTCCGGCACGTCTCGCTCGAGAACGACGTGCTCTTCCCGATGATCGCGGGCTGA